In the Anaerobranca gottschalkii DSM 13577 genome, one interval contains:
- the rplN gene encoding 50S ribosomal protein L14, producing the protein MIQQQTMLNVADNSGARKLMCIRVLGGSKRRFANIGDIIVCSVKEATPGGVVKKGDVVKAVVVRSKYGIRRNDGSYIKFDENAAVIINDAKNPRGTRIFGPVARELRDKDFMKIVSLAPEVI; encoded by the coding sequence ATGATTCAACAACAGACAATGTTGAATGTTGCCGACAACTCCGGAGCCCGTAAGCTTATGTGTATCAGGGTACTAGGAGGATCCAAACGTCGTTTCGCTAACATCGGTGATATAATAGTGTGTTCTGTTAAAGAAGCAACACCCGGAGGTGTTGTAAAAAAAGGTGATGTAGTTAAGGCAGTAGTAGTTCGTTCTAAATACGGTATCCGTCGTAATGATGGCTCATATATCAAATTTGATGAAAATGCTGCCGTAATAATAAACGATGCAAAGAACCCTAGAGGTACAAGGATTTTCGGACCTGTTGCCCGTGAGTTAAGGGATAAGGATTTTATGAAAATCGTTTCATTAGCTCCAGAAGTAATCTAA